In the genome of Hydrogenophaga sp. PBL-H3, the window GAGCGCAGCGACCGGAATGACCTGTGGCTGGCCATCGCGCACAACCGTGGCGCGAAGCGCCACCGATGCGCTCAGCTGTTCCACCGCCCGGGTGGCGCGGTGTTCCAGCACGAAGTCCAGTGCCACGCTCAACAGCACCATCGCCATGATGATCACGAAATTCATCACATCACCGGTGGCGGCAGAGACCGCGCTGGCCACCAGGAGCGTGAGCACCAGCGGGTTGCGAAAGCGCGCAGCGAACTGCAGCACGACCGCTTTGTCCTGGCGGATCTCCAGCACGTTGGGGCCGAAGCGCGCCAGTGCCTCCCGGGCCTGCGCCTGCGACAGACCTGTGGTGGCTGGCGGTTCAGGGCCCAGCCACCAGCTCGACGCCGCAGCGGTGAAAGGGGTCGAGGTGGGAGGGTTCATGCTCGCGATGGAGATGCTTCGCGCAAGGGCGTGAAGGCACAAGACTAGGCGGCTGCATGACCATGGCGCTTGCGTTTGCTCAATACATGTCGCGCCGGCGGTGCCATTCAGGGTCAGGCGCATTGACGCTGCGCAACGCATTTCAATCGAAGAGGCGTAATTTCCATCGGACTTCAACCCACATCCAGAGGAGTGCCCATGCAGACGCCCAAATCCATCCTGCTGCACCTCGACAGCTCCGCGCGCACGGCCGAGCGCGTCAAGGCAGCGCGTCGCCTGGCCGACGATTTCGAGGCCGAGGTCATCGGCCAGCCCTGTCTGCTCACCGCCTTGGTGCGCTACCCGTTTGCGATGGAGGGCGCGGCCGCGGCCATGGCGCTGATGCAGGAGCAGGACAAGGACGCGCTTGCCCGGATTCACAGCAGCTTCCTGCAGGCCGCTGGCGGCTCCACCCGGCTTCAGTGGGCCGAGCCCCTGGCCCAGGGGCCATGGGGCTTCGCGCGTCGCTCCCTGTATGCCGACCTGATGGTCCTGGGTCAACGCAATGCGGCCGATCCTGCCGCCGTGGAGCTGCCCTCGGACTTTCTGCCCAGCGTGCTGATCGAGAGTGCTCGACCGGCCCTGATCCTGCCCTACGCCGGCACCTTCGGCTCCATCGGGCAGAGCGTCCTGGTGGCCTGGAAGGAAACACGGGAGGCGGCACGGGCGGTTTCGGCGGCCCTGCCCTGGCTGCAGCGCGCGAATGAGGTGCACGTGGTGTCTTATGGTGAAGACGCCGGCATGTCCCTGGACTCGTTGCAGCGGTACCTGAAAGCCCAGGGCGTCAGCGCCACGAGCCACAACGGCGGCCCGGAACAAGGCGACGCCGGCAACCACCTGCTGTCGATGGCAAC includes:
- a CDS encoding universal stress protein, whose translation is MQTPKSILLHLDSSARTAERVKAARRLADDFEAEVIGQPCLLTALVRYPFAMEGAAAAMALMQEQDKDALARIHSSFLQAAGGSTRLQWAEPLAQGPWGFARRSLYADLMVLGQRNAADPAAVELPSDFLPSVLIESARPALILPYAGTFGSIGQSVLVAWKETREAARAVSAALPWLQRANEVHVVSYGEDAGMSLDSLQRYLKAQGVSATSHNGGPEQGDAGNHLLSMATDVGADLLVMGCYGHGRAREWVMGGVTRTVLGSMTLPVLMSH